A window of Aquitalea denitrificans contains these coding sequences:
- a CDS encoding RidA family protein codes for MSNFNAVLARNTDKAPQAIGPYSQTVAFSHYNNLSAQLPLDPATGKLVAGGIQAQAQQCFANIKAVIDSIGHDLNDVVRISIFLKDIRDIEVVNQVYASFFTGHVPALTTVAVDALPLQALVQVEALLSNGEGTIPNAPQAGDLIKLSRNSKQAPCSVLSTQTVAFSHYNNISAQLPIDPQTGALVAGGVKEQTAQCLKNIKSILTSIDVPFDDIVKINVFLKDLADTAAVDAVYTTFFPDSAIARAAAYFPARTTIAAAGLPLDALVQIEAVVSHGDGTPPQAVEDRHGIVIQAANTSDAPRSRIATQTVAFSHYNHISAQLPLEAGSGKLVAGDISQQAKLCLQHIQTIVESINHSLADVVKVNIFLKNIDDIAAVDRVYSSFFPTGTPARRTVGVAALPQDALIQIDAVVAHAEGTAPKAR; via the coding sequence ATGAGCAACTTCAACGCAGTCCTGGCACGCAATACCGACAAAGCCCCGCAGGCAATCGGCCCCTACTCCCAAACCGTGGCCTTTTCCCACTACAACAATCTGTCGGCACAACTGCCGCTGGACCCGGCTACCGGCAAGCTGGTGGCAGGTGGCATTCAGGCACAGGCTCAGCAGTGCTTTGCCAACATCAAGGCCGTGATCGACAGCATCGGCCATGATCTGAACGACGTGGTACGCATCTCCATCTTCCTGAAAGATATCCGAGACATCGAGGTGGTGAATCAGGTTTATGCTTCCTTCTTCACCGGCCACGTTCCGGCGCTGACCACCGTTGCTGTGGATGCCCTGCCCCTGCAGGCACTGGTACAGGTGGAAGCGCTGCTGTCCAATGGCGAAGGCACCATCCCGAATGCACCGCAGGCCGGTGACCTGATCAAGCTGTCACGCAATAGCAAACAAGCGCCCTGCAGCGTGCTGTCCACCCAGACCGTGGCCTTTTCCCACTACAACAATATTTCGGCCCAGTTGCCGATCGACCCGCAAACCGGCGCGTTGGTGGCCGGCGGCGTAAAAGAACAGACTGCGCAATGCCTGAAGAACATCAAGTCCATTCTGACCAGCATTGATGTCCCGTTCGACGACATCGTGAAAATCAATGTCTTCCTGAAAGACCTGGCCGATACCGCTGCCGTGGACGCGGTATACACCACTTTCTTCCCGGATTCCGCCATTGCCCGCGCCGCTGCCTATTTCCCGGCACGCACCACCATTGCCGCTGCCGGCCTGCCGCTGGATGCGCTGGTACAGATCGAAGCCGTGGTATCGCATGGTGACGGTACCCCGCCGCAAGCGGTGGAAGACCGTCACGGCATCGTCATCCAGGCAGCCAACACCAGTGATGCGCCGCGCAGCCGCATTGCCACCCAGACCGTGGCCTTCTCGCACTACAACCACATTTCGGCCCAACTGCCGCTGGAAGCAGGCAGCGGCAAACTGGTGGCCGGCGATATCAGCCAGCAGGCCAAGCTGTGCCTGCAGCACATCCAGACCATCGTGGAAAGCATCAACCATTCGCTGGCCGATGTGGTGAAGGTGAACATCTTCCTGAAGAACATCGACGACATCGCCGCCGTTGACCGCGTGTACAGCAGCTTCTTCCCCACCGGCACCCCGGCACGCCGTACCGTTGGCGTGGCCGCGCTGCCACAGGATGCGCTGATCCAGATCGATGCCGTGGTGGCTCACGCCGAAGGTACTGCACCCAAGGCCCGCTAA
- a CDS encoding PLP-dependent aminotransferase family protein, producing MDTQPLYLQLADDIAAQISARVLRAGERLPSLREMKLRRGLSLSTVQQAFRRLEDLGLVEARPQSGYFVRYRSEAGHALRLAAPTEVAVDPLLWSYVEDQSEQRTERMQGFRSAVAPHALLPTAQLQRMTLDCMRRHPDLLSDYGRPSGYLDFKRQIARLAMEWGGQLHPEQLIVTQGTIEALNLALRALTRPGDVVAVESPAYFSLLYTLKALGLRVVEIPTDPVSGISVDALELATRDAAIKAVILVPNFSNPLGALMPDAAKEKVAELLAARGIPLIEDDVYGEFYYGRQRPRPIKAFDRSGNVLYCASLTKDVAPGLRIGWIDPGRYRSQVEVQKYLSTHSTPTLNQAVLARFLESGAYPRHMRRLRRAIASQMQGLLDGLQQYFPADVRYTRPQGGFVLWLEFPQEFDSLVLHRKARQEGIGLAPGPLFSPRGDYRNCVRLSCAEPWTEAQQARLARLGQLVHQQYAG from the coding sequence ATGGATACCCAGCCTCTTTACCTGCAACTGGCGGATGACATTGCCGCCCAGATCAGCGCCCGCGTGCTGCGCGCCGGCGAACGTCTGCCTTCGCTGCGTGAAATGAAACTGCGGCGTGGCCTCAGCCTGAGTACGGTGCAACAGGCCTTCCGCCGTCTGGAAGACCTGGGCTTGGTGGAAGCCAGGCCACAGTCCGGCTACTTTGTGCGTTACCGCAGCGAGGCCGGGCATGCACTGCGGCTGGCCGCGCCCACCGAAGTGGCGGTGGACCCGCTGCTGTGGAGCTATGTGGAAGACCAGTCGGAACAACGCACCGAACGCATGCAGGGCTTTCGCAGTGCAGTGGCCCCGCATGCGCTGCTACCTACCGCCCAGTTGCAGCGCATGACACTGGACTGCATGCGCCGCCATCCGGATTTGCTGTCCGACTATGGCCGCCCCAGCGGCTATCTGGATTTCAAACGCCAGATTGCGCGGCTGGCCATGGAGTGGGGCGGCCAGCTGCACCCGGAACAACTGATCGTCACCCAGGGCACCATCGAGGCGCTTAACCTGGCCTTGCGCGCGCTTACCCGGCCCGGCGATGTGGTGGCGGTGGAGTCCCCGGCCTATTTTTCCCTGCTGTACACGCTGAAGGCGCTGGGGCTGCGGGTGGTGGAAATCCCCACTGATCCGGTCAGCGGCATTTCGGTGGACGCGCTGGAGCTGGCCACCCGTGATGCCGCCATCAAGGCGGTGATCCTGGTGCCCAATTTCTCCAACCCGCTGGGCGCGCTGATGCCGGATGCTGCCAAGGAAAAGGTGGCCGAACTGCTGGCCGCACGCGGTATTCCGCTGATCGAGGATGATGTCTACGGCGAGTTCTACTATGGCCGGCAGCGGCCACGCCCCATCAAGGCTTTCGATCGCAGCGGCAATGTACTGTACTGCGCCTCGCTCACCAAGGATGTGGCACCGGGCCTGCGCATAGGCTGGATAGACCCGGGCCGTTACCGCAGCCAGGTGGAAGTGCAGAAATACCTGAGCACGCATTCCACGCCCACGCTCAACCAGGCGGTACTGGCGCGCTTTCTGGAAAGCGGTGCCTACCCGCGCCACATGCGACGTCTGCGCCGGGCCATTGCCAGCCAGATGCAGGGCTTGCTGGACGGGCTGCAACAATATTTCCCGGCCGATGTGCGGTATACGCGCCCGCAAGGCGGCTTTGTCTTGTGGCTGGAATTCCCCCAGGAGTTCGACAGTCTGGTGCTGCACCGGAAAGCGCGGCAGGAAGGCATAGGGCTGGCTCCCGGACCGCTGTTTTCACCGCGTGGCGACTATCGCAACTGTGTGCGGCTGTCCTGCGCCGAGCCGTGGACCGAGGCCCAGCAGGCCAGGCTGGCGCGGCTGGGCCAACTGGTGCACCAGCAATATGCTGGCTGA
- a CDS encoding LysR family transcriptional regulator has product MIETQTTELLAVLYLSETASFTRAAARLGLTASALSKAIDRLEKRLGCRLFARSTRRVVATAEGERFIAHARRIVDDLASAEAELRHGRNIAQGTLRITVGTAFGNQQLLPALPRFMAMYPQVRLALSVSDHLVDIAADGFDLGLRLGPLGPVDDLVARPIASLPRKVCAAPAYLQQYGWPQHPSELARHQCLVVADVEQADQWPFMVDGRLERVDVSARLSVDSAESLLSLALAGAGIIRQSAFLLEPALQDGRLVEILQPWRVDDSMPLTVLYPPGRQHQAKLTAMLDFLQATFGQPA; this is encoded by the coding sequence ATGATAGAAACGCAAACCACCGAATTGCTGGCTGTGCTGTATCTGAGCGAAACTGCCAGCTTCACCCGGGCGGCCGCACGGCTGGGGCTGACTGCATCAGCGCTGTCCAAGGCGATAGACCGGCTGGAAAAACGGCTGGGCTGCCGCCTGTTTGCCCGCAGCACGCGCCGGGTGGTGGCCACGGCAGAGGGCGAGCGCTTCATCGCCCATGCCCGGCGTATCGTGGATGATCTGGCCAGTGCCGAGGCCGAGCTGCGTCATGGCCGCAATATTGCGCAAGGCACACTGCGCATTACCGTGGGTACCGCCTTTGGCAACCAGCAACTGCTACCGGCGCTGCCACGCTTTATGGCCATGTATCCGCAGGTGCGGCTGGCGCTGTCGGTAAGCGACCATCTGGTGGATATTGCCGCCGACGGTTTCGATCTGGGCTTGCGGCTGGGGCCGCTGGGCCCGGTGGATGACCTGGTGGCGCGCCCCATTGCCAGCCTGCCGCGCAAGGTGTGTGCGGCACCGGCCTATCTGCAGCAATACGGCTGGCCGCAGCATCCGTCCGAGTTGGCCCGGCACCAGTGCCTGGTGGTGGCCGATGTGGAGCAGGCCGACCAGTGGCCTTTCATGGTGGATGGCAGGCTTGAGCGGGTGGATGTCAGCGCCCGGCTCAGCGTGGACAGTGCCGAATCCCTGCTCAGCCTGGCCTTGGCCGGGGCCGGCATCATCCGTCAGTCGGCCTTTTTGCTGGAACCGGCCTTGCAGGACGGTCGGCTGGTGGAAATCCTGCAGCCGTGGCGGGTGGATGACAGCATGCCGCTTACCGTACTGTATCCGCCTGGCCGTCAGCATCAGGCCAAGCTCACCGCCATGCTGGATTTCCTGCAGGCCACTTTTGGTCAGCCAGCCTAG